Proteins from a genomic interval of Scomber scombrus chromosome 11, fScoSco1.1, whole genome shotgun sequence:
- the pold3 gene encoding DNA polymerase delta subunit 3 codes for MDELYLDNIDEYVNDHDKIVTYKWLSLTLGVHVNTAKQMLYHYLDHKRKESSAQLHATYLVSGKFVGNGQTSHKVSVVREEQLEDFKSKMSLIVSVHVYSVQKALLKDSGPLYSVDYDAVKDNLKNCSKYSAIRCASAVPMSSVELQRVREVQQDPTPAPETRKSGMNGNSNIASKPSTKPQKGIMGMFANKAAAKNQDSSKEIKSEVKEDAPVVEVTKSKPAVKANPMTNYFGTQATKKQDKTVKEEEAAQSSSSVEQQRAASSQPEEKPQAAAVELPKDTKKDSRSKSKRIEDSDSEDEKMEKKKRRRIKKPEPDSSDEDVIPDSPQQMETREPSPPPPKKEPEPVTHRGDSEVKTRKRRRVLKSRTFLDDEGCIVTEKGYESESYSETEDDFKPTKQAPKHPFPAKQQKSNKEDEKKSQKKASANANKGTKQASIMGFFQKK; via the exons ATGGACGAGCTTTATTTGGATAATATCGACGAATATGTCAACGACCACGACAAGATA GTGACTTACAAATGGCTGAGTCTCACTCTGGGAGTTCATGTCAACACAGCAAAACA AATGCTCTATCATTACCTGGATCACAAGAGGAAGGAAAGCTCAGCTCAGCTTCATGCTACCTATCTGGTGTCGGGGAAGTTTGTGGGCAACGGCCAGACG AGTCACAAGGTGTCCGTTGTCAGAGAGGAGCAGCTGGaag ACTTCAAATCCAAGATGAGCTTGATAGTGAGCGTCCATGTGTACAGCGTCCAGAAAGCTTTACTGAAAGACAGCGGTCCTCTCTACAGCGTTGACTATGACGCCGTGAAAGACAATCTGAAGAACTGCAGCAA ATACAGTGCGATTCGCTGTGCCTCTGCGGTGCCCATGTCGTCTGTAGAGCTGCAACGGGTGAGAGAAGTGCAGCAGGATCCTACTCCAGCGCCTGAAACCAGGAAGTCTGGCATGAATGGCAACTCTAATATCGCTTCAAAACCTTCCACTAAGCCACAGAAAGGCATCATGGGGATGTTTGCTAATAAAGCTGCTGCTAAAAACCAAGACAGCAGCAAAGAGATAAAGTCAGAGGTGAAGGAAGATGCACCTGTG GTTGAGGTCACCAAAAGCAAACCAGCTGTAAAGGCAAATCCTATGACGAACTATTTTGGGACTCAAGCAACAA aaaaacaagacaaaactgtgaaggaggaggaagctgCTCAGTCGTCTTCCTCGGTAGAGCAGCAGCGTGCAGCGAGTTCACAACCTGAAGAAAAACCACAAGCTGCTGCAGTTGAGCTGCCGAAAGACACTAAGAAAGACTccaggag CAAAAGCAAACGAATAGAGGATTCTGACAGTGAGGATGAGAaaatggagaagaaaaagagacgGAGGATTAAGAAGCCTGAACCAGATAGCAGCGATGAAGATG TCATCCCAGATTCTCCACAGCAGATGGAAACAAGAGAACCGTCACCACCACCTCCTAAAAAGGAGCCTGAACCTGTTACACAT CGAGGCGACTCTGAGGTgaagacgaggaagaggagacgAGTCCTGAAATCTCGTACGTTTTTGGATGATGAAGGATGCATCG TGACGGAGAAAGGCTACGAGAGCGAATCGTACTCTGAAACAGAAGACGATTTTAAACCCACCAAACAAGCTCCAAAACATCCTTTCcctgcaaaacaacaaaaaagcaacaaagagGACGAGAAGAAAAGTCAGAAGAAAGCGTCTGCAAACGCCAATAAAGGAACTAAACAGGCTTCAATTATGGGATTCTTCCAGaagaagtga